TGGGCCTCAAAAACCTGCCATCGCTGCAGATGTCCGAGCTGACCTGCGATGTGATGGTACTAGCAAGGAGGAGGCAGAGCAAGCCAAGGCTGCGCTAACCCATGCCGGTGAAATGCATCCCAATCATCCCTCATGCTGGATCAAAATTACAGGTGCGCCAGCTCCTGATTGTTATTCTTTACTTGTCTCCTTCCCCCTTTCTTCTAAACTGTATTAGCGTTTATTCCTCTGTTTGAGATGGTCGATCTCCATCTGATCTTTCACCACGCCTTTCTTCTAGCCCCTTTGCCTCAATTCTTCTAATCTTCCTTTCGTTCTGATATACAGATGCCCTTTACGCCGGAAGGTGAAGCTGGAGCAGAGCAGATGACAAAGTCCTCTGTTTCGCCACGCATGCAGAGGTTAAACTGCTCGGCCATGTGCTTTACCAGATACCCTCAACCTGTGAGTAAACAATGAATGCTGCACACATGATTGTAATCCCTGACTAACTTACCCCTCTCTACTCATATTACCGTTTATTATAGTCATTGCAAAGGGACTGAGCTGTCTCCTGCGCCCCTGACCTAGTTGCCTTGTATCGTCTCAGTGGTTCAGGGCTTTGGCTGTTTTTGGGTTAATGTTGCAGCTTGTGAGCGTAATCATCTTGTGAGCCGTATGCATGGACGGCAGTATGTATTCAGTTGATCGACCATACTTGCAGACATTTGATTTGTTCATTATTCAGTTGCTAAATCATACGGATCAAGGCATCAAGAAGTCCATGGTAACATTTGTAGATGCAGGATTGGGCCGCAGCAGCAGTAGACGAGCCCGCTGTCCGGGTTGAAACCCAGTACTTGCACCTTCATACAGaatcggcctgttcgcttcagcttattcagccggcttatcagccaccaaacagtgtttttctctcacaacaaatcagccgtttcagcttttcagtcggcttataagcGAAGCGAACAGGCTATTATCTTTTTCCGGATGCTACTGGACGGCGCTGCCATCAGCTGACTATGCTGCAGCGGCGATGAGCAGAGGCATCAGCGCTGGCACAGTGATGGCGAAGACGAAAATATAGATAAAAATAGAGAGATATATGGGTACATATAGACAGAGATTTTAAGGACCTTGATCCTCGAAACATATAAACTCTCTTAATTGACCAAGTTCTGTGCGTTAGAATTAGGAATTAATTGAAAAATGCAAAGGCAATACTGACATCGTTTTTCCTGGATCCACATTGAGAGGAAAAATGAGAATGTACTGCAACCATATTGCCACCGTCTACCATCTCTTTCTTCTGCACTGCTATGCCTGCCGCTGCGACAAAAAGAATGGAGAAAAATCATGTGGCCTCAGAGGAGCTTGGGCCGGAGGAGAAGCTGTCTGAGAGGGACCTGGGAGAAGGAGAAGCTATCGATATGAGAAGCAATAATTTGCCTATCACCGATCCATACGTCTCCCACCTGCCCTGTTCCAATAATTGCAAGACAGCAGGACGCACATGCTGTGTTTCAGCGTGCAATGAAAGTAGTGATGCAATACTCTAGGGTGTTTGGTTACCTttacgtgtcacatcgaatatttagatactaattaggagtatcaaacgtagactatttacaaaacccattacataagtggaggctaaactgcgagacgaatctattaagcttaattaatccatcattaacaaatgtttactgtagcaatacattgtcaaatcatggactaattaggcttaatagattcatctcaccgtttagcctccacttatgtaatggattttgtaaatagtctacgtttaatactcctaattagtatctataCATTCGATGTTTCGGTGTGCTTTTTCTGTTGTGTGCGTAATAACTTTGCTCCGCAGAACACGGTGCCCTGCTAGGTCCTGTTGTTATTCGTTTACAAAACTGTAAGCGATCTAAAAAACATTTGTCAAGTGGATTTGTCAAGAAATTGCAAGGAAACTTTTCACAGTCGACAGGGACCAAAGAAATTCCATCGATATTTCAGGCTGTGATCAATGGGTTTCTACACTGATAGGCATACCGCAGGCCTTGACCTCGTGCCTTGCCGTGGTTCTCTTGACAAACAGATGAGGAAGAATTCAAAGTCCTTCTCAGGTGTGACGCGCAATCGTCACAGTCGCATGGGCCACGAATGATAGGGTTCCACAGTGACCTCTTGTATTAGCTCTCTCGTCTTCCGGTATGAACGGTCGTCATTCGTCTGGTGAGGCCGATATTAATTGTTTGCATCCATTTGCATCTTGGTCATGTTGCAGAATTGTATGCATAAGCAGAGACTTGTGACGTACGAGGCGTGGTTGTGCTCAAAAGCTAGCTTAAGCACCACAGTGTAACTCCCTGCTCACACACATACACAGCAAACTTCCTCCTTGCACCCAGAGGTAGAGCTATGGAAGTCGTAGCGGGCGCACTGCCGAGTCTCCTCCCCAAGCTTGCTGAGCTACTTGTTGGAGAGTACAATCTTCAGAAGGAGGTGAAGAAGGGGATAATGTTCCTCCAAGATGAGCTTGAGAGCAGCTGGGTGCCCTCGAGAAATCTCCAAGATACCATCAGACAAAATTGATGACCAGGACAAGATCTGGGCCAGGAATGTGTCACACCTGATTTTAGAGCAAAATCAGATGAATAAATTACATATGCGCTAGGATCAAATTTTACACGTGCAACGACTTCAGTAAATAACATAGATAGTGCCATGTGCGttaggatcaagtttcacataTGCAACGACTTCAGTAAATAACATAGATAGTGCCAAAagataaagagagtattaaatttattacatgaccaaAAGTTTTTAATTCGAATATCAAAACGAGTCTTTATTCTAACAGTGGAACTCCATCAACGATGACTACGACTCCACATGCAGTTGACTGGTGGCACACATACGCCTGGAATTTTTCAAAGTCTTCAAGAACCTCCTCAAAGTTGACGTGATCCAAACAACGgtttttgcaagggtgagtacaattATGGTTGATACTCAATAAGCGTGaagaatgtgtagtgtaaggctattcaaagataggctaaggtttaatagcattttaattggttggtcaaattttattagcaattactaagtataagtttataccatccACATtacacatgaacataaataaagatcacaacaataaataacatcaatttaattcaactttcgataaattaatcatgttaGGGTCCAGACCGCTCTTGACTGTGAGCACGACTGATataacagttttacactctgcagaggttgcacatttttacccacaagttgcataaaagttcaaaagaactttggacccaaccatactGTGCGGGCCAGGCACAATACCATACTTCCAAGGTACATGACTCAATGCTCTGGTCGCTCTGCAGGaattggtacttgattttcccgccactctacCATGAGGTAGACTAGTGTCTAGGACTTGATTGctatccttggcttgaagtctaAGGATAATGCCCCGGGTTCCACTGCCCACTTGGATATCCTCCCCGTTGCATCGCGGTTGTGGAGAGTTTCGCCCAAGGGAATGTCTGTGACGATGGAGATGCTatgctcctggaagtagtggTGTATCTTCCGCGAGATGAATAGTATTGCATATAACAATTTCTGGACTAGCTGGTTGCTTTTTTACAGTGACAGGTATAGTGCGAAAACTGTGGCGGAAGTGCTTGTACCAACCCAATTAATATTTTGTTTAAGAGAAAGTTTAGTTGGGATAAGTTAATTGAGTAGTACAAACTTGATTTCTCGAAGATTTTTGTACGCTGGAAGATTTCTCGAAGAACAAAGCATGCATGAACAAAGCAACGCTGAGACCAATGCCAGGGCTTGTCCTGGGTGCCCAGTAGCATGTATAATCACGCAACtgcaagcaatcaaaaaagatcTTGAGAACAAGTGGACCGGGGTGATTGTATTTGTCAAGAAATTGCAAGGACCCTTCACAGTtgacagggactaaagaaaTTGCATTGATTATCTAGGACCCTTCACAGTCTACAGGGACTAAAGAAATTGTATTGATATTTCAGGCTGTGCTCAATTAGTTTCTACACTGATAGGCATACCGCAGACCTTGACCTCGTGCCTGGACGTGGTTCTCTGAAGAAACAGATAAGGCAAAATTCAATGTCCTTGTTAGGTGCAACGTGCAATTGTTACAATTGCATGGGCCACTGAATGATAGGGTTCCATAGTGACCTATtgtattagggggtgtttggtttggggctgctaaagtttagtcacttttagtccctaaactgccaaacacggTGACTAAAAGTCCTTTAGTCCCCAAGAGGTTGCTAAAAGGGACTAAAAGGGACCTTGGACAGGGTGTGCCCCTCATTAATACCCCGTCCCTCCCTTCCCCACCCCGCCGCTGGCCTCCGCCCTTCTCGGCACTCGCCTCGCCGCCAgcccccgccggccccggccacccgcccgccgctcctggCCCACCGGCCGCTCCTGCCCGTCGAGAGGGCCCCGCAAGGCTGCGCACGGGGAGGCGCAGGGACGCCACGCGGCCGCCGGCATTGCAGGACATGCTATCCCAGGCGCAGCACGCAGtggcggcaggggaggaggaggggaccaCGCGGCGCGAAGGCTGGCGCCACCGGCGCCCGTGAGGTTCCCGGCGAAGGCCCCCAGTGCGCGGAGGTTGTCCCGGTGGCATGACACGgctgccgcagcggcggcgcgcgacagGAGGAGGAGTGGGAGTAAGAGTGCGCATTTGGCGGCCATGGATTTGAGGCTCGGGCATGTGCTGTGTGTGCCTGCATGGGGAagcagagaaggaaaaaggtagCGGGAGGCATTGATTAGGGGTAGTTTGGTCTTTGTTCAACTGCTTTAACGGCCTTTAGTCACTAGAATCAAACAGGAGGATTaaagtttagggggtgtttggaaggggtgctaaactttagcaccccacttttagCTCCCTTTTAGCACATCGGTTCCCAAACAGGGATGATAAAAGgtgtgtgctaaagtttagcacctccattttctttagcacatccaagaggtgctaaaaggtgctaatgggtgctaaaagtggtccaaGCCCACTTTTTCCCCTGTTGCCCTCCCGcatcccctttctctctctcccacaACGCATATGAGGGGCACTGTTGTCATTTGCCACcaaaggtgctaaagtttagcacactaTCCAAGCAGCccaaggtactaaactttagccctccatttaagggtgctaaactttagcacttggtTCCCAAATGGGGCCTTAGTCCAGTGAATAAAGGGGGATTAAagtttagggggcgtttggttccttgagctaaagtttagtccatatcacatcgaatattcggaagctaattaggaggactaaatatgagttaattataaaactaattgcagagaTGGAGGCTAAaaggcgagacgaatcttttaagcctaattaatctatcattaacaaatggttattgtagcagcacattgtcaaatcatgaactaatagacttaatagattcgtctcgccgtttagcctccatctatgtaatgggttttgtaaatagtctatgtttaatactcctaattagaatctaaacattcgatgtgacaggggctaaaaataagcaacgggaccaaacgcccccttagtttAGTCCCTAAAGGAACAAACAGGTCCTTAGCTCTCTCATCTTCCGGTATGAATGGTCATTCGGCTGGTGAGGCCGATATTAATTGTTGCATCTATTTGCAGCTTCTGATATGTTGCAGAATTGTATGCATAAGCAGAGACTTGGTCAATGCAACCAGGGAGGAAATTGGAAAacgtatatatatacaaaaacaTGCTGGCATGAGACCATAAGAAATTCTCTTGCAGCAGAATTGGAGCTTCCCGTCACTGTTGCGCCTTCGTGATCGGTCGGTCTAGGGTTTTGTCGGTGGGGTGGCTGGCAGCATGGTGAACCTCGTACCATGCGCCCTGGCCCCCACCTCTATTTTTATAGGGCAGGTGACAAGGacccaccacccaatgctagggtgggcACCCCCGATCAAGGCGCGAGTTAAGGGCTCAATGGGCCGTTGGGCCCATTAGagaagagatcaatctaacaacATGGACTTGCCGGCGGCCGCACCTAATCCTTCATGGAAGAGGCGTACAGATAAGAGCAAGTAATCAAGAGAACAAGTGCATGGGAGAGCATTATAGAGTATTTGTCCAGAAATTGGATTAGTATGTCCTGAACTCACGATAGTGACCGGAGAAAAGGCAGCGAAACGGAACCGGAAACGATGGGGAGACCATGGCCTTGACCTCGAGTCGTCGACTGGAGTGAGCACGTGAGCGTGGCCCTCCTGGACAAGCAGCGGGGCCAGGAGCAGGACATGCAGGGATCCAATAATTCCCTGCATCGATCCCCATCGGGCTCTTTCGTTCTCTGCCAAGCCAGCAGCGACCAGCAAGCATTGAGTTTGGTGGTTGTACCAGCAAGTAGTGGGTTGGTGACATACCAAAAATAGTTGGCAAATGGGAATATTTACGACTTTTTGATGTTCCTACGCATTGGTAGCCACGTTATAACAAGATGATATCACATTCTATTGGTGCGTAGGTCCTGTTGTtcgttatttatttatttttttttgccgaaaGTGTACCTCCGTATGTAGATGAGGCTATCACATTCTTTCTTTCTGCAACCTGTCGGTTAAACTAATAATAATGAGTAAGCCGGAGAGAAAAGCGCACGTCAGCACCATGTGAGCGGGCCCCACCATGTGCCACCGAAAGGAAGGTGATGTGCAGGAGCAATACTTTTGCCTTTTGCTGTAGCCGCATGGGCCtctggagagagagaagagaagagaagaggattgagaaaaataaaacattttTGTACGTGGGTCCCACAAAAGTTTGTAAAAATATTTCCCCTTGCGACCAACCTGCCCTTGACGTGACCTCGAGCATCAATTATAATTTGCCTGTCCCTTCCTGCATCCGCATCCCATCAACCTCTCGTGCTGTTCCAAGGCGCTTGCGAGCTGTGTTGCGGCCGAGCAAGCTTGAATCAAGCAACCTCGgtccggcgacgagcggcgggcaGCGCGATCCGGCCATGGAGGTGGTGACAGGGGCACTGCCGAGCGTCATCACCAAGCTTGGTGACCTGCTCGTCGGTGAGTACAAGCTGCAGAAGGGGGTGAAGGGAGAGATCAGCTTCCTCCAAGCTGAGCTCGTGAGCATGAAGGGTGCTCTTGAGAAAGTCTCCAACACACCGGCTGACCAGCTTGACATTCAGGACAAGATTTGGGCCAAGGATTTGAGAGAGCTGTCCTACGATATAGAGGACAATATTGACACATTCATGGTCCGTGGAGAGGGCAATGAGCAGGCCAAGCTGCGTGGCATCAAGAAGTTCATTGATAGAAGTGTTGGTTTGTTCAGAAAGGCCAAGGTTCGCCATGGCATTGCTACTGAAATCAGAGACATCAAACTCCGTGTTGAAGAGGTGGCCAAGCGGCATGATCGGTACAAGTTATCAAACAGTAATGTAGCTAAGCCTGTCCCAATCGACCCTCGATTACTTTATCAGTACGATAAGGTGACTGAGCTCGTTGGCATTGAGGAGGCAAGAGATGAGGTAATTCGGATTCTGATGGAAGGCAATGAAGTGTCCAAGCAGCAAGACAAGATAATTTCCATTGTTGGGTTTGGAGGCCTGGGAAAGACAACTCTTGCTGATGTGGTGTATAAAAAGCTTAGAGCACAATTTGAGTGCGCAGCTTTTGTTTCGGTATCTCAGACACCTGACCTGGAAGAATTACTCAAGCGCATGTTCTGTCAACTTGTCGGGAGGGAAAGTAACAAGAGCAGCGATGTTGCCAGAGAGCTCAGAGAATTCCTCGAGAATAAGAGGTATGAAAGCATTTCACTACACTTTATTGGCATCTGTTTATATCtatctttttgtttgtttgtattttcaAATATGGACATTGCAGCACCTAGTAATCAGATTTTCATTACTAGAAGAAACAGGCTCCTCATTATCAGCTCATATGTGTAGTAAATTTGAAACCGATATGGATATGTTATCCATGCTAACTCATAATGTGAGCCAGTAGTGGTAGGTCTCCAAGTATTATTCACCAGTATGGATGCTAGTTAAGTATGCATATTAGTTATCCTTATGCCTCTTATTACGAGACCAGTGCTGATGCTTTGCACGCTTGTAATTATAATTTTGTCTTGTTTTAAAATTTGTAACTTTTTTCAGACTTCATATGACAATTGTAGGTTTCAGCGAGATCTACAACTATTTAGTTGAATATTTAATTTAAAGTTACTTAGATGGCTATATAATTGATTAAAAAATTAGATGATGAGGGTCAAAAGGAAGAAAACTCTCCACTGATGTTAGCAATAAAATCTAGATTACATGGTAAGAACGGATAGTATGATGGGGAGGATGTCCTTTCGATCCCTGAAAACTTCTTACACGTCTATTTTGTGCGAAAAGTGCGGGAATTGTGATTTGCGACTTGCAACCACTTAGGTAGATTGGGGATTACATCCAGATTTACAGATTTTTTCTTACTACCTTTTAGTTTTACTATCTCACTGGCTCTTATTACAAGTCAGCAAGGATACTCGCATCTCTATCGGCCATGCAACAACGGCATGGATACCACCGGCTTGAAAATAGATATGGATGAGCATATTTGTCTTTGCTCCTTTTATTTGCCACTTCCTGGCTTCATGTGACTTCTACTGTCAACTGTAGCCCCTTTTGGTCTTGTCTTGCCTCCACTTGTTTTCTTCTCCATCCATATGTCTGCTTCTACTAGTGATATTCCTTTCAATGCTATCTTGATTTACTAAATCTTTAATAGCCCTATGGTTAGCATAATTTAGACATTCTATATGAAAAAAAACTAGAAGTTTATAACTTATCAAGTTTAATATGCTAGTAACATGGCTTTATTAAATTATCTGGTACAGGTACTTCATTGTTATTGATGACATATGGTACATCTCAGACTGGAAAATGATTAAGCATGCTTTGCCTGGTGATAATGTTGGAAACAAAATAATCACAACTACCCGTAATCTTAATATTGCTGAACAAGTTGGCGGTGCTTACAACTTGCAGCCCATTTCTCTGAACAACTCTCGAACACTATTTTTTAGAAGAATATTTGGTAATGGAAACAAAGACAACAATGAAGACATAGTAAAATGTCCTGACGATGAGTTGGCCGAAGTATCTGACAGAATACTGAAGAAATGTGCTGGTGTGCCATTAGCTATAGTTACGATGGCTAGTTTGCTAGCTTGcaaagcaagaaataaaatggaGTGGTACGAGGTGTACAATTCTGTTGGTACTGGTCTGGAAAATAATCTAGATGTGAAGAATATGAGAAAGATTTTGTCATTTAGCTATTATGAGCTACCATGCTATTTAAGggcttgcttgttatatttgAGCATGTTTCCTGAAGATTATGAAATTGAGATGGATCGtttgatatggatgtggatagGTGAAGGTTTTATCAAATGTGAAGAGGCAGGGAAGAGCCTATTTGAACTTGGAGAAAGTTACTTCAATATGCTTATAAACAGAAGCATGATCCGACCactacatgatgatgatatgatatCA
This genomic window from Setaria viridis chromosome 8, Setaria_viridis_v4.0, whole genome shotgun sequence contains:
- the LOC117834755 gene encoding disease resistance protein RGA5 encodes the protein MEVVTGALPSVITKLGDLLVGEYKLQKGVKGEISFLQAELVSMKGALEKVSNTPADQLDIQDKIWAKDLRELSYDIEDNIDTFMVRGEGNEQAKLRGIKKFIDRSVGLFRKAKVRHGIATEIRDIKLRVEEVAKRHDRYKLSNSNVAKPVPIDPRLLYQYDKVTELVGIEEARDEVIRILMEGNEVSKQQDKIISIVGFGGLGKTTLADVVYKKLRAQFECAAFVSVSQTPDLEELLKRMFCQLVGRESNKSSDVARELREFLENKRYFIVIDDIWYISDWKMIKHALPGDNVGNKIITTTRNLNIAEQVGGAYNLQPISLNNSRTLFFRRIFGNGNKDNNEDIVKCPDDELAEVSDRILKKCAGVPLAIVTMASLLACKARNKMEWYEVYNSVGTGLENNLDVKNMRKILSFSYYELPCYLRACLLYLSMFPEDYEIEMDRLIWMWIGEGFIKCEEAGKSLFELGESYFNMLINRSMIRPLHDDDMISRCRVHDMVLDLIRSLSSEENFITVLSDVRGTSPSNTIRRLSLQNSQESHVMAKATWSLQHARSVVVFPAAASLVPPLACCRVLRVLDLKGCNLSRANSSLRYLGNLHHLRYLGLNRTYISQLPEEIGNLQLLQTLHVRNNKISRLPSSVVLLRKLICLYIGGSTRVPNGIGNLTCLEQLLCLRIDDFNRNIIEELGQLTELRQLHIVLDEWDDKLSECLCKLQKMQKLDIRMDPSQRSISGLDAWVTPRHLRLLDIRFSCWFLTLPAWVNPLLLPDLTNLHIALRELHQAHLKILGRLPALRFLELEVDNKNFGLLAGFVVSAGAFPCLVDCYFHQFVWPVVFQQGAMPRLRGLLFYEFYLRGVRRLAWKDDSLDLGLKNLPSLEFVRAGLRCDGAGKEEAEQAKAALTHEAEMHPNHPIHAINIRVEYDDDDDEYDDDDDE